A genomic window from Cupriavidus basilensis includes:
- a CDS encoding class 1 fructose-bisphosphatase: protein MSRISLTRYLVEEQRKHNTIEPELRLLIEVVARACKAISNSVSKGALAGILGSAGTGNVQGETQQKLDVIANEVLLDANEWGGHLAAMASEEMDSFYEIPNRYPKGEYLLLFDPLDGSSNIDVNVSIGTIFSVLHMPKPGQTVTETDFMQPGSRQVAAGYAVYGPQTTLVLTVGNGVQMFTLDREAGSFVLTQSDVKIPEDTKEFAINMSNMRHWAPPVRRYIDECLAGDEGPRGKNFNMRWIASMVADVHRILTRGGIFMYPWDKREPEKPGKLRLMYEANPMAMLVEQAGGAATNGHERILDIQPEKLHQRVSVILGSKNEVERATRYHQEEKAAG from the coding sequence ATGAGTCGCATCAGCCTCACCCGCTACCTGGTCGAGGAGCAGCGCAAGCACAACACGATCGAGCCCGAACTGCGGCTCCTGATCGAAGTGGTGGCGCGCGCCTGCAAGGCCATTTCCAACTCCGTGAGCAAGGGCGCCCTCGCCGGCATCCTCGGCTCGGCCGGCACCGGCAACGTGCAAGGCGAGACCCAGCAAAAGCTGGACGTGATCGCCAACGAAGTCCTGCTCGACGCCAACGAATGGGGCGGCCACCTCGCCGCCATGGCGTCCGAGGAAATGGACAGCTTCTACGAGATCCCGAACCGCTATCCCAAGGGCGAATACCTGCTGCTGTTCGACCCGCTCGACGGCTCGTCCAACATCGACGTGAACGTGTCGATCGGCACCATCTTCTCGGTGCTGCACATGCCCAAGCCGGGCCAGACCGTCACCGAAACCGACTTCATGCAGCCCGGCAGCCGCCAGGTCGCCGCCGGCTACGCCGTGTACGGCCCGCAGACCACGCTGGTGCTGACGGTCGGCAACGGCGTGCAAATGTTCACGCTGGACCGCGAGGCCGGCAGCTTCGTGCTGACGCAGTCCGACGTGAAGATCCCGGAAGACACCAAGGAATTCGCGATCAACATGTCCAACATGCGCCACTGGGCCCCGCCCGTGCGCCGCTATATCGACGAATGTCTGGCCGGCGACGAGGGCCCGCGCGGCAAGAACTTCAACATGCGCTGGATCGCCTCGATGGTGGCCGACGTACACCGCATCCTCACGCGCGGCGGCATCTTCATGTACCCGTGGGACAAGCGCGAACCGGAAAAACCCGGCAAGCTGCGCCTGATGTACGAAGCCAACCCCATGGCGATGCTGGTCGAGCAGGCCGGCGGCGCGGCCACCAACGGCCATGAGCGCATTCTCGACATCCAGCCGGAAAAGCTGCACCAGCGCGTGTCGGTGATCCTCGGCTCGAAGAACGAAGTGGAACGCGCCACGCGCTACCACCAGGAGGAGAAAGCGGCCGGCTGA